The Piliocolobus tephrosceles isolate RC106 chromosome 2, ASM277652v3, whole genome shotgun sequence genome window below encodes:
- the HRH1 gene encoding histamine H1 receptor, with protein sequence MPMTLPNSSCLLEDKMCEGNKTTMASPQLMPLVVVLSTISLVTVGLNLLVLYAVRSERKLHTVGNLYIVSLSVADLIVGAVVMPMNILYLLMSKWLLGRPLCLFWLSMDYVASTASIFSVFILCIDRYRSVQQPLRYLKYRTKTRASATILGAWFLSFLWVIPILGWNHFMQQTSVRREDKCETDFYDVTWFKVMTAIINFYLPTLLMLWFYAKIYKAVRQHCQHRELINGSLPSFSEIKLRPENLKGGAKKPGKESPWEVLKRKPKDAGGGSVLKSPSQTPKEMKSPVVFSQEDDGEVDKLHCFPLDIVQMQTAAEGSSRDYVAVNQSHGQLKTDEQGLNTHEASEMPEDQTLGDSQSFSRTDSDTITETAPGKGKLRSGSNTGLDYIKFTWKRLRSHSRQYVSGLHMNRERKAAKQLGFIMAAFILCWIPYFIFFMVIAFCKSCCNEHLHMFTIWLGYINSTLNPLIYPLCNENFKKTFKRILHIRS encoded by the coding sequence ATGCCAATGACCCTCCCCAATTCCTCCTGCCTCTTAGAAGACAAGATGTGTGAGGGGAACAAGACCACTATGGCCAGCCCCCAGCTGATGCCACTGGTGGTGGTCCTGAGCACTATCTCCTTGGTCACAGTGGGGCTCAACCTGCTGGTGCTGTATGCTGTACGGAGTGAGCGGAAGCTCCACACCGTGGGGAACTTGTACATCGTCAGCCTCTCGGTGGCGGACCTGATCGTGGGTGCTGTCGTCATGCCTATGAACATCCTCTACCTGCTCATGTCCAAGTGGTTACTGGGCCGTCCTCTCTGCCTCTTTTGGCTTTCCATGGACTATGTGGCCAGCACAGCGTCTATTTTCAGTGTCTTCATCCTGTGCATTGATCGCTACCGCTCTGTCCAGCAGCCCCTCAGGTACCTTAAGTATCGTACCAAGACCCGAGCCTCGGCCACCATTTTGGGGGCctggtttctctcttttctgtggGTTATTCCCATTCTAGGCTGGAATCACTTCATGCAGCAGACCTCGGTGCGCCGAGAGGACAAGTGTGAGACAGATTTCTATGATGTCACCTGGTTCAAGGTCATGACTGCCATCATCAACTTCTACCTGCCCACCTTGCTCATGCTCTGGTTCTATGCTAAGATCTACAAGGCCGTACGACAACACTGCCAGCACCGGGAGCTCATCAATGgatccctcccttccttctcagAAATtaagctgaggccagagaaccTCAAGGGAGGTGCCAAGAAACCAGGGAAGGAGTCTCCCTGGGAGGTTCTGAAAAGGAAGCCAAAAGATGCTGGTGGTGGATCTGTCTTGAAGTCACCATCCCAAACCCCCAAGGAGATGAAATCCCCAGTTGTCTTCAGCCAAGAGGATGATGGAGAAGTGGACAAACTCCACTGCTTTCCACTTGATATTGTGCAGATGCAGACTGCGGCAGAGGGGAGTAGCAGGGACTATGTAGCCGTCAACCAGAGCCATGGCCAGCTCAAGACAGATGAGCAGGGCCTGAACACACATGAGGCCAGCGAGATGCCGGAGGATCAGACGTTAGGTGATAGCCAATCTTTCTCTCGAACAGATTCAGATACCATCACAGAGACAGCACCAGGCAAAGGCAAATTGAGGAGTGGGTCTAACACAGGTCTGGATTACATCAAGTTTACTTGGAAGAGGCTCCGCTCACATTCGAGACAGTATGTATCTGGGTTGCACATGAACCGCGAAAGGAAGGCCGCCAAACAGTTGGGTTTTATTATGGCAGCCTTCATCCTCTGCTGGATCCCTTACTTCATCTTCTTCATGGTCATTGCCTTCTGCAAGAGCTGTTGCAATGAACATCTGCACATGTTCACCATCTGGCTGGGCTATATCAACTCCACGCTGAATCCCCTCATCTACCCCTTGTGCAATGAGAACTTCAAGAAGACGTTCAAGAGAATTCTGCATATTCGCTCCTAA